The stretch of DNA tccccacacccctaaccctaactaaccctaaccctaaaatagattgaaatgcaatagatcgatactagggtcatacttatgggtgacaatttcatatgacaccgctagaaaaaactgctgttcaaaccgaaaagatcccaatctaACAGTAGCATAACCTGTTAcacaagtttttttaaaaattatatttactcaTTTGTCTTATCACTCTagttagagagattttagaattGGGCGAAGTGAAGTGTATTAGACAATGAACACGCAAGGAAAATAATACGTGACAGAGATACAGGTTTTTActgtattaatttaacgcttaAAAAGAAAGGTATCATGATGTTTCGGACGCTAGTCATTcatcagaaaagaataaaagaatcagcAGAGGTGGTATGGAAAAATAAAACGAGTGAAAAAAAAGGTGTTTGGAAAAGGGGGTTAGAGGTCCGGTGCGAATGCAGTTCCCTAGTGGGTGTGAGTTACGGAGGAAAGGGGATGGGGGATGGAGTGTGCATAAAAAGGTGAATATTTGAGTGTTGAGGACCGGgagaagtggtgtgtgtgtgtgtgatgatatgaGGTGCAAGCAGTTTCGGGGATGGTGGGTCGCGGAGATGTGCAAGTTTGAGAATGTAGTAGTGTGGACAGTGAAGTGTAGGAGGATGGTGTGTAGTGCGTACGTTAGGAGTGAAGTGGAGGTAAGACAGTGTTCCTCGGTATGTTAGagttgacgtgtgtgtgtgtgtatacatagataagacactGAGATGAGATCAGATATTATTATAATCAGTGAGAAAGATGGAGTTAATAGTCTAGAAAAGTGAGATCGATTTGAAAGTAATGATTCACCAAGcgcccaccacgaccaccacaaaaAAAATTGAACGAATATTACCATAAACGAGTCCTCGCATAAAAGCGTGcgcgcactcacgcacatacacacagttggTTATTCATTCGCAAAGTAACGGAAATAACTTACAAAGTTAAAATTGGCTCAATACAAAACATTcattcattgttaaaaaaaaaagtatttattcgTCTGTAGGTACTAACGCTACAAaatacacatattttctttttaatttatcaaattaattataataaacacCAAATTTGTGCGAATTAGTTTCAGTTTGACTTTAGTACAAGATATCCGCCAGTTGAAAAATATTGAGTAGAAACCTTCCTAAGTAACCGTGTCTGTTAATTTAATGAGTCGTTCTCTCCGGTTATAATTATGGTGGCGGCATTCCCCATCGCTAAACTTGCATCTTTGGCTGTCAAACAAATCAGTAAACCTTTGGCAAATGCCATAAAGAACAAAGCGAAAGCACATCCTTTCATTCGAAAGTTTGTTTGCATGCCACCTGCTCAATGTAAGTTGCACCACTTAACCTTAAGCTCAATTCTAAGATTTCGATtcgatatttttgtttgtttttataattcatttatttataaacactGTTATAGCTTCTTCAATTCCCTTTTTAATCTAATACCTCGTAGAACTGAAGTCTCTTTGACTTTGTAAACTCCTTTAAGGTAAATTTGTTGTGGGTTTTGTTATAATATTgtttctgtgttgttttttttcatcccggTGATAAGTCTTATCTAGGTGAAAAAAATCTTACATCATCTTAAGTAACTGTCATTAATTAGTTCTGTAGttcttatataataaattaatttgtaatttttttttaaacatctatTTCGATGTTTTAATGTTGTAATCGGTTTGTTATGAGCATATGAAAGGATCGATATTGAAAGGTCAGCTCGTCAACTGGTGTCACGTTGTCTCTATTCAACTACCCACTCAATTaaggttattttcatttttttcatctaCTTTATTCTTGTTCTTTAACTCAATATCATCTCTGGTCCTcgaatctatgatcaaaggcattccatccatgcccacctcttctattttatttttcatgctagTCAGCATTGTTGAATGTATCGTTTTTAAGAGCGGcagattttgctactatttctagcaactcaaaTGATCACTAGGCGGATGATCTTCCATGGCTGgataaggttaatttttttccccctttctctagCTAAGACGAACATTAATTGAGAGTTTCTTGCGGAGGTCATTCATTTCATCACCCCTtggcggaattctggtttaagcaccccatataacTCCTCATAACTTTATTATTtctgggaattttcagaaaatttttgcgaaccgaaatttataaatttataaacattactgataaaaatttaaaatttagtaaTAACTGTAGTTAGATTCAAGTAACGTAACTCAGTGAGCTGAATGGGGAATTCTTAGAAATCGGCATAAGAATGCAAACTTGGTAATCATGCTGCTACTATTAGCCAATAAAATGACAAGCTATTTGTGGCGCCTCTATGTAGTTTTCTATAATCATTCTATTTATATCTACGATATATTATAGGAATATACCACAGTATTCGTTTGGTATTCTATTCTATCAACTCGGAATGatacgaaaagcaaagttgaccttaacaagatttgaactcaggtcgtaaattgtaaataaaaaaccACAGACCATTTTGGCCAACACTCTAATAATTCTCTTAGTCTGACCCCTGATGGCTTGATCTGGTAGTTTTAGCaagtaaatattctttaaattacaccatattttctttaaaaaataaaagaaggaaggacATATTACATGCTGAAGTTCATCCGATATATAAGCTTCAAAATGAAGACTGGATTGTCACATTTTTAGTCATGTCATCTCTATCTCAAAGACGACCTGTGGGTAAACAACAGCCACAACCATTAAAATCATTAATAGAATATTGGGCAATTgactttatataatattataccatAACTTTTCAGTGTTAACTGCATTAGATGTTATGCATAACCTTGAAGTTTTTTTATGCAACCACATGCTTCCCTGTGACACCttgaataagtgtcttctacgatagcctcacgATAAAGCGCGCcgagtggtgtatgtgtgtgtatactaattATGCATGGGTATCGGCAAAACATACATCGGCGATAAAACTAAGATAAATCAGTGTTGTTCAGACAACTCTCACCGTAGTAAATGCAATGAATCAGTACAATAAAAGTAACCAACGACGCGAAATAAAAAGGCTTGTTACCATGGATGCGatgtataataaacaaataattaataatCCTTAAAACTACTCTTTGTGAAATATCGAGTTTCAACAGCTTGCATAATTTGTGAAATATTgagtgaaagaaaataaacacaggCTATTTCtacttgtaaaatatattttctggttCCTTTAAAGTGGGAAATAACCTACAACATGCCTGTttaatttggttttgttttgatttttaaagaATGCTTACTTTAAGATATTTTGCTTTTGTATCTTGGGAACATCATTTTGCCAattaacactaacacacacacacacacactggctgtATTTCACTTATTAATCgttactgatgctatattcctagtGAGACCACTGTAAGAGAAGTACTTGGCCAAAAATAAACATCtgcacttggcttttgttgacatggagaaagctttgaaCAGGGTCCCCAACTCCCTCCTCGTGTAGGCAATATAGAAGCTAGGGATAGGTAAGTGGTTGGTGAGATCTGTACAAGCCATGTGCAGGAGCACTGTCAGTAAGGTAAACGTCAGCAATGAGCATAGCAAGGTATTTAATGTACAGCTAGTTCACCAAGAATTGGTTCTTAGCTCCcttttatttatcatagtcctccaggccataacagagaaaTTGAAGATGGGCtacccttgggagctcctctatgttgatgaccttgctcttattgctgaattACTACCAGAGCTAGAGAAAAATTTCATATGTACATGCAAGGTCTGAAATCAAAGGACCTTcaagttaatttagcaaagaccacagtcctagtaagtaggaaaacagactaatcactgatcccatcaggaaatggccctgcttgatatgtagaaaaagtgTTGGTAGAAACTACATGTAGTTTGTCCAGTGCAAGCTGTGATCACGTAAGAGGTGCTACAGTATCACAGCAAAGTAAATGGAGAATGTAGTCTTCATATGTGGATGATGTGCAGGTACATTAAATACTaggaatgtacagaaaataggcTCCCTCAAATGTCTGGGCtgatccttagaagtagtagacagtTTTCGTTACATAGGTAATCAGGCTAGCAGTGGAGGAGGTAGTTCTTAAATCATAGCTGCTAGAATATTaatgggctgggcaaagttcagagagctatttctgttagtaacaaaaggcctttccctcagagtgaaagacagattgtatgatgcttgtgtataaaCAACTATcctacatggcagtgagacatgggttGTCTAAGGACATATGAaggcttgaaaaaaatgaagccagcatgctctgctggatgggtaatgtcagtgtgcatgtacaacagagtgtaagtgattttagagaaaaattgggtataccAGGCATCAAATGTAGTGTGCAGGAGAGAAGACTGAGCTGGTATGATTATgcgatgcatatggatgaagacagctgcatcAAGAAGTTTTGATCTCTACTTGTGGAGGGAAATTAtgaaaggggtagacccaggaaaacgtAGGATAAAGTGGTAAGAGGAGATGACAAGAGACTGAGACTTCTGGtcttttgctgtgcttgagaagatatgtCATGCTAAGTAAACTTGTAGCTAtccatgcatacaggcatgtcctctaCATCCTTCTCTTAGCTAAGAGATCCTAGTCTTATGGGTTCGtaagtgctggtaccatgtaaaagtgtCCATGCTGATGCCAcagaaaagcacctgtgccagtaccatgtaaaagtgcccatgctgatgctgcataaaagcacctgtgccggtaccACATAAAAGTACCCTGCCAGTGCCATATTTGATGCATCCAGCATACTCTGTAGAGGGGTTggtattgggaagggcatccagctgtcgaaaccatgccacaacagacaattggagcctgggcagctcttccagttggccagctcttgtcaaaccatccaacccatgccagcatggagaacggacattaaataatgatgattaatcaactaattaataataatggttatttgAGGAAATGATATGACAGACCTGGAAGTAACAAGGGCCCTTAATTGATGAGGTCACATAggaacttcatttcacatttctccaatCTTCTTGGCTTCAATGAATACCAGCCAAATGCTGGTGTAGCCCTCTCATTACCAAGCTATCACATCCTAGATATTACTCTAGATGAAGGGTGCCCATCTCTGCTTACAAACTAATGTAGGTATCTGAAACAATTAGCCAAAGCATAGTACATGTCACCAAGCCATATTCACTTGCAAATAGCAGCTGGTTATAttatacaagcaaaacgccccccccccccggtccaatggacgatgctgaatcatatctgctgaataaaaagcaatcagtgttttctttccattaaaaaataattaagcatgcctttatttcaataacatttttggttttgctaaacaaagttaaggcaaaaaaaaaacgtcttgagaaaccaaatagtctttccttccttcatgccaagtttgaagaaaatatctcttttgcatcttacttttttggtctcttaaatatactgcattttgtggcattatttcaagctagccggctttttttgcgcaaactgtacgtgcatttttctcgcatacACGTTGTATCAATCGCAACAGTTGATGTACTTGCACCTATAAATGcatgttcccatggctttatcaattgcattctcacctgaaattgatttttgtaattttttcaagacttatatatgccctgatactgttggtatctacatattgAATTttagtgcaatcggatggaggatgcccgagatcctagaagacacatacacacagacagaatggattttatatattatataatgtatctcACCACTTTCCATAACTTGTCCCATCAGTTTGATACCTCGGTAGTTGCTTGTTTTTGAAGCGTCTCCTTTGCCATAGTAGTATTTAATGATATTATTTTGCCAATCATTGAGGTTGATATCTCCTGGTACTATACATTTGATTGTGTGAGTTACTAGCTCATTGACTGCTTCAGCAAACATTTTCAGCATCTTAGTGACTATCTTTGATAGTCCAATTGCTTCTGCTTTCATATCCTTAATCATCCTTTTGTTTGTATAGTTGTCAACTTCAGTGGCTGGTTCCTCTACTGGGTTTACTTAAAGTAGACTCTCTCTGCATACATTTTCAGCAACCTCAAGAAGAAATATTTCCGACATTAGATTATTTTTATCTTCACAATATAACCACAATGCTCTtcatttcatcttcatcatcatcatcgtttaatgtctgctttccatgctagcatgggttgaacgatttcgactgagggctggcgaaccagatggctgcaccaggctccaatcttgatctagcagagtttttacagctggatgcccttcctaatgccaaccactccgagagtgtagtgggtgctttttatgtgccaccagcatggggccagtcaggcggtactggcaacgaccttactcgaatctttttacacatgccaccggcacaggtgtcagtaaggcgatgctggtaactatcacactgaaatggtgccttttacatgccaccggcatggaagccagttagccactctggcaacgatcacgcccagatggtgctcttggcaccctactagcacgagtGGTTTCTAATTAAGacaccagcatcgccttactggctgctggactggctcctgtgccggtggcacgtaaaagcacccactatactctcggagtagttggcacaAGGAAGggcattttgtatgtatttatttctaaatttatttaccTTCATGCTGTCAATAGCTATGGGTCTCTTCTATCTTCATTAATTTATGCCTTAGCTTCATATTATCAAGTTTTTGTTACAAAACAGTCCAGTACTGAGATGAAGACTATCATCAGTCAAGTCTTGAATAGAGGagcatattttctttgaaaatgttgAATCATACATTATGCTTCATTATGAAATTTGTCTCTTGGGTGATGAATCAGCAGAATAGTTACAgcttcagacaaaatgctttgtgatatttgctTAAGTTCTGTGTCCAAATCTCACCAAAGTCAAGTTCGTCTTTCAATCTTTCAAAGTCAAAAatattatgtaccagttgagtactaagcTAGATTTGACTTTTCTCATTTCCCCAATTTcagtttttgtgttttgtgttagAGACTACTATGAAATCTGTTTTTCTACAGGTTAGCAATTCTGATTATTTGTAGAAATGTTTAGTCACTCTCAATTGTTGGAGTAACTAaaactatatattaaaaaattatttctacctagaatttgaattatataatttTGTGATCACTTCTCgggtaattttatttcatatagctctgatgtatattgttttgtaacACTATATGTCTATAAAGGAATTTTTCCTAAATAGAAAACCACAGCTTCTGACATTTAAACAACATGCATACAtcaagtaatgatgatgatcatcgtcatcatttaatgtccattttccatgctgcgcCAGTCTCCAgccatctgttttggcatggtttctatggctggatgcccttcttaatgcaaaccactttgcagagtctactgagtgctttttacgtggcaccagtacaggttctttttacatggtgctaacacaagtgctttttacatggcaccaacacaagtgttttttatgtcaccaacatgggtgctATCTATGTGGTGCCAGAATGAgttctttttatgtgacaccaccacATATGTGGTattaataatgtttacattatagaGCTGCTTATGTTGCAttattcaaatttattctgcCTTTGCAGTACAATTTCAGATCAGTTGATAGTTTATACGCTATCTATATATACTTCAGACTGgcaatttcaattttgtttcagaAGTGACACAATTATGTAACACTGATAAACCACAAACCAAGCAGAATACTTATCTGTCGCTCTCGTGATCATTTTTTGGGTAATTTCATTTCTCCCAACTCTGAAGTATACTGTGGTTTTTAacactatatatttttaacagGATGTTCCTCAGACAAAAACCACAGTCTCTGGTGTTTAAACAACATACATAGTTAACTATGTGGTATTGATAACATATAATTTTGTATTCAACGTAATGCTTCACTCTCATTTGTTTGGTTCTAGTATACTAGTGaaggtgtatggctcagtggttagagcattgagtttacgatcgtgaggttgtgagtttgattcccagaccgggctgcgtgttgtattcttgagcaagacactttatttcacattgctccagttcactcagctgtagaaatgagttgcgacatcactggtgccaagctgtatcggcctttgcctttcccttggataacatcagtggtgtggagagggaagcctggtatgcatgggcgactgctggccttccacaaaacaaccttgcccggacttgtgcctcggagggtaactttctaggtgcaatcccatagccattcatgaccgaaggggatctcctCAGTATACTTACTAGCACCAATTCCTTTGAAACAACTATTTCGTTTCTGCCAATATGGTCTGTGTGTCTTGCTGCatcttaaattaataatataacttattccatgaaatattatctcatggatgatatatatatatatatatatatatatataatcttcctaATGTAATCAGAGCAAGAGATAATTAGTTGTATGAGTTATTAGGAGTAAATACAAGATtcattctattgggttgtccagaaagttcatgccaatttttaaaggaaagaaaaacgtcaataaatacttgccattacatttttaatcaaccattttcttgcacaatgcgtctccatctttcctttaacttgaaaataccctcttcccagaattgaggtggtttcatggcaaagaattcatcaaggtatctttttacatcatccaaggaattgaaatttttaccattaaaactattctgcagagacctgaataagtggaaatctgaaggagcaatatctggtgaatatggagggtggggtaacacatcctagccgagctgcagcaatttttgtctggttcccaaagcatcaagtgccgaaaatgaacttttttatcttccattttaaagggttacagaattaacacaggttataggaacataaatcttcttccacgaaaagatagcttaaactgtgctctaaaatggactcaaccatgttctaaaataagtcgaaaggtaagctactataaatcggcacaaactttccggacaacccagttttttttattagaaatgtttaactcattagcatttaaaccagcctaaTCTGGTCCAAGtttctatctattttatatccaaaccagccagatccagcctctcacacctattctaCAGTGTCATTCTTAAATGAACATTACATTTTAATAGAATAAAACTATTCATGTTCTTTGgaagtttaatattttttctttgtctttctttcagtGTATCACTGGGcagaagtgaatgttaaaatgcgAGTAATGGGATTAGGCAAAGCCAAAGATGTACAGAGACTAAATGAACAAATGGCAACTGAACTTGGAGCAGAGCTTCTTGGAGAGgctataattttctttattgcaGCAGCTACAATATATGTAGAGTACCAACGCTCTGCCATGAAAGAGcaggtgaaagaagaagaaaaaacacaaaaagttcGTAGACTTGAATACCGTATTCAAGAACTAGACATAGTAACAGACCAGCAAGAAGCTCGTATCCGTGAATTATCAAGAATAGTCCTTGATATTCAATCTAAATTATGTGATGTAAAGTCTTCAGATGCTCCCTGGTTTCGTCAAAAAAAATAACTGATTAATAATTGTCTTTcaaatttaatatcattttagGATATCATTAATTCTAAAGCTATCTACTATAATGTTACTTTGTTCTGGTGAATTGTTAGCTATGAAGACAAATTCTCCATTTTACAGTAGTACTGGCAGCTTGACAAGCTTCTTCATTTCCAAATATTAATTTCCAATTACTTTTCTGTACATAAACCAaaactaaatttctaaattatttcgTACACTTTGAGAAGCTTGAAACTGATTGTTTAAATTCctgttataaattatatttttctgacaCATTGGACTGGTGTAATCTTTGATGTTCTTactatatcattatttattttatgattgagGCTGGTGGATTAACAGAATTATTCAGGCATTGGAAAAAATACCTTGTGTTATTTATTCTGATtctttgctctgagttcaaatcccaccgaggtcaactttgcctgtcatccttctggggtttgataaaataaagaaccagtcaaatactggggttgatgttattgactaaatcctccacaaatttcagacccTTGCCTAAATTgagaaaccattatttattttataatgtatcgttaattgatattaaattaattaatgatagTTGATTTATACaaagtgtgtataaatttatgtaaaaaaaacgttatatacAGATGTTTATAAAAACAAACCTTCACTAAGAGGAAAAATTATCTGGTTATGTCATTCATTTCTTATATTAAGAAAAGATACCAAATTACTTGTAACTGGAATGACTATTGAACATGATAATAAGTCTCACTATGCAtctcagcaatttttttttttttgtcacttacTGAATCTGCAAGGGTAATGCCCAAAACCTTTGTAGACTTTCCAAGTTCAGTGAGGTTGTACACATTTATCTATCCATTGACCTCCTCATCTCATTTTCCCTGCGAG from Octopus sinensis linkage group LG2, ASM634580v1, whole genome shotgun sequence encodes:
- the LOC115232495 gene encoding optic atrophy 3 protein homolog, producing MVAAFPIAKLASLAVKQISKPLANAIKNKAKAHPFIRKFVCMPPAQLYHWAEVNVKMRVMGLGKAKDVQRLNEQMATELGAELLGEAIIFFIAAATIYVEYQRSAMKEQVKEEEKTQKVRRLEYRIQELDIVTDQQEARIRELSRIVLDIQSKLCDVKSSDAPWFRQKK